One genomic region from Lycorma delicatula isolate Av1 chromosome 1, ASM4794821v1, whole genome shotgun sequence encodes:
- the LOC142330055 gene encoding uncharacterized protein LOC142330055, which yields MRKTRLIILPGARCLTQMCCLLLYLSCPNVGALCREQLDISRDDLYSQSFHEFKGKKELLSDEEGMCYVDKSRINCEENYLGSHNDSAMCFEIIASPSMNKDLLYGNKERRSITIISTKGFSHLHIMKQLDDRRLLSKYHRIRAHNEITTKKGIRYFENGTVNQKERNSQTVKPMFNRKITSRLDKRSFSKESVRQSIQRNQRETLNVDSMKLNDDKDVKLLFIQMSQLKTKADNRKYYSYSSSTSVSGGTVTRHGNNLTNKRDQETWRVPSELSKHQRNNARVENRRLSRRDDVHERDIHRIVEQHDNRRLNRKRRGIERRSLERLDSNNHSQEIRINHDSLESGERRNTEGNTHRRISREEKRTRQNSNYRYLERQNDERFSDGRLHQEFRMTQVSSALNKRLQDSTAHVVDQLAPESFNGRKLSRESILNRNSLVSDNNRQIDNKRLSRQVRDRRGDSVTGSLERGKIQIFDDARHSQEIRIRRVSSESEVQRIREQRRIPSDFDAHQIIEQNENRHIHQQERNALSDYNMRSLDRRSVERTDNRRLIRDSSVKRNYSESKIQYVTEKMYNRRLHQRGRNAKSDSTVRSLDRRDFEPSDRRRLSRESNIKCHPSESEIRYVANKNENKRLTKKERNAQQDSSVRSFNQQTVEWVRERRLSGEVTMNHVSLVIENSRNFEQIKNKPFNQQVRETRRNFVIDPLGRERKERFNGRRLSQEFRIRSISPESETRRTTGQIDSKRLNQPEGNIRLDSTVHTLDQRGFERTGNRRLIQKSSIRRVPSEYDNRQINEQTERRRINEQKKDTRRDAASRSLDQRTIERRDRAKLFPEYSVRRSSPTYETHISKNNNSHRLSNQEGGARRDSFIPILVRRSCERLDNEKKIREFNIRHVLSEGAFQPNIISSQLISRSEHIRETRGNLNTRSPDQRTLECFGNKKYSVKTNSRLSMNCDTFRNSKHLSTRNNDQRRKEHIFNLDSMQTKRTPIAIKINKYNSRNDAERVNKCLFVERSERRQNNEGQESLSRESNRFHDLVRKTERVENKHLNKEDRNTRKVQIFYHQREFEHLENRKYSEKTRSRISFKRDSRYSFGGVDDKLKKVKSNSSQLSATIRSNRVNREAILSLKRSASRNNNEQITWELSKRLVLVIRDMHHINKNIDDSSKHLSQLESDTHQHSRKRAFEQPGDFWFDDNRRLSLEVKVRFPVEQNNRIEKLEKWHSSRMETGIRQNLAKRSDITHRYVNSKASRQLNQRRISVVTLRNFIYIRFEKLYFHQSMKDTLQVSRLHLQNHRRMGLLTRIPLLNSKIRRNSAELDKQERNTERKNIELRNELRLTESRIHTQFREKPNKKRLTREFMRHVSTSCDNHQNFERLNGKKSLHQRDTQVSAVKHLFSQPKGKRFSNNRFFGELDLSQESAGIHHGVTTLAKLHINGQIKDIPNNRLTLSKLHTLQMPDNFEMVHIVKTGDNLWFIQDRRDIILLSYITNSKSDMNKINGNMTSLENFTEMSNEASLIFPHLFYFEISLSNLKEELNIHPGAIDTEENFSFKENYVSTFTQNLFSSVWSMKEETKAALVGSVACILLSSNVK from the exons GGAAAACCCGTCTCATTATCTTGCCTGGGGCGAGATGCCTTACACAAATGTGTTGTCTTTTACTCTACTTATCCTGCCCCAATGTAGGGGCACTGTGTAGAGAGCAACTGGACATATCAAGGGATGACCTGTACTCCCAGAGTTTCCACGAGTTTAAAGG caAAAAAGAGCTTCTAAGTGATGAAGAGGGAATGTGCTATGTTGATAAATCTCGGATAAATTGCGAAGAAAATTACTTAGGAAGTCATAATGATAGTGCCATGTGTTTTGAAATTATTGCCAGTCCCAGTATGAATAAAGACCTTTTGTATGGTAACAAAGAAAGAAGATCCATAACGATAATATCTACTAAAGGATTCTCTCATCTACACATTATGAAACAGCTTGATGACAGAAGACTACTTTCAAAGTACCACAGAATTAGAGCACACAatgaaattacaacaaagaaaggAATAAGATACTTTGAAAACGGAACAGtaaatcaaaaagaaagaaatagtcAAACTGTGAAACCCATGTTTAATCGAAAAATTACTTCACGGCTTGACAAGAGAAGTTTTTCAAAAGAATCGGTAAGACAGTCTATTCAACGCAATCAACGTGAAACTTTAAATGTTGATAGCATGAAGTTGAATGATGATAAagatgtaaaattactttttatacaaatGAGTCAACTGAAAACAAAGGccgataatagaaaatattattcatactcTTCTAGTACAAGCGTTTCAGGAGGAACTGTTACCCGACACGGCAATAACCTTACAAATAAAAGAGACCAAGAAACATGGCGCGTCCCTTCAGAACTATCAAAACATCAGCGTAACAATGCACGAGTTGAAAACAGAAGACTTTCACGAAGAGATGATGTACATGAACGTGATATTCATCGTATCGTAGAGCAACATGATAACAGACGTCTAAATCGAAAGAGAAGAGGTATAGAAAGACGAAGCTTAGAACGACTTGATAGCAACAATCATTCACAAGAAATTCGCATAAATCACGATTCTTTAGAATCTGGTGAGAGACGTAATACTGAGGGCAACACACACAGACGCATAAGTAGAGAAGAAAAACGCACACGACAAAATTCTAACTATCGCTATCTTGAAAGGCAAAATGATGAACGATTTAGTGACGGAAGACTGCACCAGGAATTCAGGATGACACAAGTTTCCTCAGCACTTAATAAAAGATTGCAAGATTCTACCGCCCATGTTGTTGATCAACTAGCACCTGAAAGTTTTAATGGAAGAAAGTTGTCTCGAGAATCTATCCTAAACCGAAATTCCCTCGTCTCTGATAACAATAGACAGATTGACAATAAACGATTAAGCCGGCAGGTACGAGACAGACGAGGAGATTCTGTCACTGGCTCCTTAGAAAgaggaaaaatacaaatatttgatgACGCAAGACACTCTCAGGAAATACGGATTAGACGGGTATCTTCAGAATCTGAAGTACAACGTATCCGTGAGCAAAGACGAATTCCCTCAGATTTTGATGCTCAtcaaattattgaacaaaatgaaaatagaCATATACACCAACAAGAAAGAAATGCACTGAGTGATTATAACATGCGTTCTCTTGATCGGCGAAGTGTTGAACGAACTGATAACAGGAGATTGATTCGAGACTCCAGTGTAAAACGAAATTATTCAGAATCTAAAATACAATATGtaactgaaaaaatgtataacagaCGCTTACATCAACGGGGAAGAAATGCAAAGAGTGATTCTACCGTACGGTCTCTTGATCGGCGAGATTTTGAACCAAGTGATAGAAGAAGATTGTCTCGAGAATCTAATATTAAATGCCATCCATCAGAATCTGAAATACGATATGTagcaaacaaaaatgaaaataaacgcttaacaaaaaaagaaagaaatgcacAACAAGATTCGTCTGTACGTTCTTTTAATCAACAAACTGTTGAATGGGTTAGGGAAAGAAGGTTGTCTGGAGAAGTTACCATGAATCATGTTTCCCTTGTTATTGAAAATAGTCGTAACTTTGAACAAATTAAGAACAAACCTTTTAATCAACAGGTTCGAGAAACACGCCGAAATTTTGTCATTGACCCTCTTGGACGAGAAAGAAAAGAACGATTTAATGGTAGAAGACTCTCTCAGGAATTCAGGATAAGATCGATTTCTCCAGAATCTGAGACACGACGCACCACCGGACAAATCGATAGCAAACGCTTAAACCAACCGGAAGGAAATATAAGGCTAGATTCAACCGTGCACACTCTTGATCAACGAGGCTTTGAAAGAACGGGTAATAGGAGACTGATTCAAAAATCCAGCATAAGGCGTGTTCCTTCAGAGTACGATAACCGACAAATCAACGAACAAACTGAAAGAAGGCGCATAAACGAACAGAAAAAAGACACTCGGCGAGATGCCGCATCGCGTTCTCTAGATCAACGAACAATTGAAAGGCGTGACCGTGCGAAGCTCTTTCCGGAATATAGTGTTAGGCGTAGTTCTCCAACATACGAAACACACATTTCTAAAAACAATAACAGCCATCGCTTAAGTAACCAAGAAGGCGGTGCGCGACGGGATTCTTTCATTCCCATACTTGTTCGTCGAAGCTGTGAGCGACttgataatgaaaagaaaattagagAATTCAACATAAGACATGTTTTGTCAGAAGGCGCTTTCCAACCTAATATTATTTCATCTCAGCTCATTAGCAGAAGTGAACATATAAGGGAGACACGTGGTAATTTAAATACTCGTTCGCCTGATCAAAGAACGTTGGAATGTTTTGGTAATAAAAAGTATTCTGTCAAAACAAACAGTCGCTTATCAATGAACTGTGATACATTTCGTAATAGTAAGCATCTTTCTACGCGAAATAATGATCAGCGGAGGAAAGAACATATATTCAACTTAGACTCCATGCAAACCAAAAGAACTCCTATCGCAATCAAAATCAACAAATATAACAGTCGTAATGATGCAGAAAGAGTTAATAAGTGTCTTTTTGTTGAACGTTCTGAACGCCGACAAAACAATGAAGGTCAAGAAAGCCTCTCTCGGGAATCCAATAGATTCCATGATTTAGTTCGCAAAACTGAACGAGTGGAGAACAAGCACCTAAACAAAGAAGATAGAAATACACGCAAAGTgcaaattttttatcatcaaagaGAATTTGAACACCTAGAGAACCGAAAATATTCAGAGAAAACTAGAAGTCGGATCTCTTTTAAACGAGACTCTCGATATAGTTTTGGAGGTGTtgatgataaattgaaaaaagtaaaaagtaattcaaGCCAACTTTCTGCTACTATTCGGTCTAATCGAGTAAACAGAGAAGCAATTCTTTCTTTGAAACGTTCAGCTAGTCGGAATAACAACGAACAGATTACTTGGGAACTCAGCAAACGTCTTGTTCTTGTGATACGTGATATGCAtcatatcaacaaaaatattGATGATAGTAGTAAACATTTAAGCCAGCTTGAAAGTGATACACATCAACATTCAAGAAAACGGGCATTTGAACAACCAGGAGACTTTTGGTTTGATGATAACAGGCGACTTTCTCTAGAAGTAAAAGTAAGATTTCCAGTTGAACAAAATAATCGTATTGAGAAACTTGAAAAATGGCATTCTAGTCGAATGGAAACAGGTATTAGACAGAATTTAGCCAAAAGATCAGATATAACTCATAGATATGTTAATAGCAAAGCCTCTCGACAACTAAACCAAAGGAGAATTTCTGTTGTAACTTTGAGAAACTTTATATACATCAGATTTGAGaaactttattttcatcaaagTATGAAGGATACTCTACAGGTTTCTCGACTACATTTACAGAACCACAGAAGGATGGGACTACTTACAAGAATTCCATTATTAAATTCCAAAATAAGGCGAAATTCTGCAGAACTGGATAAGCAAGAAAGAAACACAGAacgtaaaaatattgaattaagaaATGAGTTGCGACTTACAGAGAGCAGAATTCACACACAATTCAGAGAAAAACCGAACAAGAAAAGATTGACTCGGGAATTTATGAGGCATGTATCTACAAGCTGTGATAATCATCAAAACTTTGAGCGACTTAACGGCAAGAAATCATTACACCAAAGAGATACACAGGTTTCTGCTGTGAAACACTTATTTAGTCAACCAAAAGGCAAAAGATTTAGCAATAACAGATTTTTTGGAGAGCTTGATTTAAGTCAAGAATCAGCTGGAATACATCATGGAGTTACAACTCTTGCTAAACTTCACATAAATGGTCAGATTAAAGATATTCCAAACAACAGATTAACATTatcaaaattacatactttgCAAATGCCTGACAATTTTGAAATGGTACACATTGTCAAAACTGGTGACAATCTTTGGTTCATTCAGGATAGAAGAGACATTATACTCTTAAGTTACATAACTAATTCAAAAAGCGACATGAACAAAATAAATGGCAACATGACAAGTCtagaaaattttactgaaatgtcAAATGAAGCATCCTTAATTTTCCCACATCTTTTCTACTTTGAAATATCTCTGTCAAATTTGAAAGAAGAATTGAACATTCATCCAGGAGCTATTGATACAGAAGAAAATTTCAGCTTCAAAGAg AATTATGTCTCAACATTCACTCAGAACTTGTTCTCTTCAGTATG GTCTATGAAAGAAGAAACCAAAGCAGCCCTTGTTGGAAGTGTTGCTTGCATCTTACTGTCatctaatgtaaaataa